In one Epinephelus lanceolatus isolate andai-2023 chromosome 19, ASM4190304v1, whole genome shotgun sequence genomic region, the following are encoded:
- the gnsb gene encoding glucosamine (N-acetyl)-6-sulfatase (Sanfilippo disease IIID), b yields MAGVRSGSGASTRHLAAVTVLALLLLTCCVRSHSPKASNIILILSDDQDVRLGGMTPMKKTKALIGDAGATFVNAFTVTPLCCPSRSSILTGQYPHNHEVRNNSLSGNCSSVLWQKGPESTAFPFHLSKQQYQTFFAGKYLNQYGKKDAAEAGHIPPGWDQWHALVGNSLYYNYTLSVNGKEEKHGDSYEKDYLTDLIANRSLSFLDNRSPQHPFFLMLSPPAPHSPWTAAPQYQKEFSNVKAPRDGSFDRPGKDKHWLLRQPVNPMPNSSLNFLDSAYRKRWQTLLSVDDMVELLVKKLESIKELNNTYIFYTSDNGYHTGQFSLPIDKRQLYEFDIRVPLMVRGPGIKPNQTLQAPVLNIDLAPTILDISGVNLSSVNVDGQSFLSQMAPSLRNGTARPFFLVEYTGEGHPTSDPACPKLGPGLSQCFPDCVCEDAYNNTYACVRTLTKDQDLQYCEFADSESFVEVYNLTSDPHQLENIVKKVDPTVLQEMNQRLIKLQSCQGDSCRNVK; encoded by the exons ATGGCAGGTGTGAGGAGCGGATCAGGAGCGAGCACGAGACACCTGGCAGCCGTCACTGTCCtcgcgctgctgctgctcacctgCTGCGTCAGGTCCCACAGTCCCAAAGCCAGCAacatcatcctcatcctcagcGATGACCAGGACGTGCGTCTGGGCGGGATG ACGCCCATGAAGAAAACTAAAGCCTTAATAGGAGACGCAGGAGCAACTtttgtgaatgct TTCACAGTCACGCCGCTGTGCTGCCCCAGCAGAAGCAGCATCCTGACAGGTCAGTACCCCCACAACCACGAGGTGAGGAACAACTCGCTGTCTGGGAACTGCTCTAGCGTTCTGTGGCAGAAAGGCCCCGAGTCCACGGCCTTCCCCTTCCACCTCAGCAAACAACAGTACCAGACGTTCTTCGCTGGCAAGTACCTGAACCAG TACGGTAAGAAAGATGCAGCAGAGGCTGGCCATATTCCACCTGGCTGGGACCAGTGGCacgcactg GTGGGGAACTCACTGTACTACAACTACACACTGTCAGTCAACGGCAAAGAGGAAAAGCATGGAGACAGTTATGAGAAGGACTACCTCACAGACCTCATA GCCAACCGGTCCCTGTCCTTCCTGGACAACAGGAGCCCCCAGCATCCCTTCTTCCTGATGCTGTCCCCTCCAGCTCCTCACTCCCCCTGGACAGCAGCACCACAGTACCAGAAAGAGTTCAGCAACGTCAAAGCTCCTCGAGACGGGAGCTTTGACAGACCAGGGAAG GACAAACACTGGCTGCTGCGTCAGCCTGTTAACCCCATGCCAAACAGCTCCCTCAACTTCCTGGACAGTGCTTACAGGAAAAG GTGGCAGACCCTGTTATCTGTGGACGAcatggtggagctgctggtcaAGAAACTGGAGAGTATAAAGGAGCTGAACAACACCTACATCTTCTACACGTCAGATAACGGCTACCACACAG GTCAGTTCTCTCTGCCCATTGATAAAAGGCAGCTGTATGAATTTGACATCAGGGTTCCGCTCATGGTCCGGGGTCCTGGCATCAAACCAAACCAGACGTTGCAg GCTCCAGTGCTGAATATCGATCTGGCTCCAACCATACTGGACATATCTGGTGTCAACCTGTCCTCTGTCAATGTGGATGGGCAGTCTTTCCTCTCTCAGATG GCCCCGTCACTGCGTAATGGCACTGCACGTCCCTTTTTCCTTGTTGAATACACCGGAGAGGGACATCCAACGTCGGATCCTGCTTGTCCTAAACTGGGCCCTGGACTGTCT CAATGTTTCCCAGACTGCGTGTGTGAAGACGCCTACAACAACACCTACGCCTGCGTCAGGACCCTCACCAAAGACCAGGACCTACAGTACTGCGAGTTTGCAGACAGCGAG TCATTTGTAGAAGTGTACAACCTGACGTCAGACCCCCACCAGCTGGAGAACATTGTGAAGAAGGTGGACCCGACCGTCCTGCAGGAGATGAACCAGCGGCTCATAAAGCTCCAGTCCTGTCAGGGCGACAGCTGCAGGAATGTCAAGTGA